A region from the Pseudomonas sp. Teo4 genome encodes:
- the zorB1 gene encoding type I Zorya anti-phage system protein ZorB1 — MFGKQMPSAARSKDEGEKPFWISFADLMTAMMILFLVVMVAALSSVTQRINQAEQGEKQRSKDISQICEHLSLKAKTASKTIVVDCKDNRISFGDAGRFGHNQYALSNDGQSALQEVVPMILDAANSEEGRKWFKQVVIEGSTDTDGSYLYNLHLSLQRSEWVMCSLLDSRSPLQVGLSPEHQQQIRSMFLAGGVSFNNAKDTKEESRRVELRMQFFGLKEKEGNLKPDVPVFTNTDVEKCQLAMNR; from the coding sequence ATGTTTGGTAAGCAAATGCCTTCGGCTGCCCGTTCAAAGGACGAGGGAGAGAAGCCTTTCTGGATTTCCTTCGCTGATTTGATGACCGCGATGATGATTCTGTTTCTTGTAGTCATGGTGGCGGCTTTGAGTTCTGTGACGCAGCGTATCAATCAGGCGGAGCAGGGGGAGAAGCAGCGTAGCAAGGACATCAGTCAGATTTGCGAGCACCTGAGCCTCAAGGCGAAGACTGCCAGCAAGACCATCGTCGTGGACTGCAAGGACAACCGGATCAGCTTCGGCGATGCTGGTCGCTTTGGGCATAACCAGTACGCGCTGAGCAACGATGGCCAATCGGCACTTCAGGAGGTCGTGCCGATGATTCTGGACGCGGCCAACAGTGAAGAGGGGCGCAAGTGGTTCAAGCAGGTCGTGATCGAGGGGTCTACCGATACCGACGGTTCCTACCTGTATAACTTGCACCTGTCACTGCAGCGTTCGGAGTGGGTGATGTGCAGCCTGCTCGATAGTCGCAGCCCGCTCCAGGTCGGATTGTCGCCGGAGCATCAGCAGCAAATCAGATCGATGTTTCTGGCGGGTGGCGTGTCCTTCAATAATGCAAAGGACACCAAGGAAGAAAGCCGGCGAGTGGAGTTGCGCATGCAGTTTTTTGGCTTGAAGGAGAAGGAGGGCAATCTCAAGCCTGATGTGCCGGTGTTCACTAATACTGATGTGGAAAAATGTCAGTTGGCGATGAACCGATGA
- the zorA1 gene encoding type I Zorya anti-phage system protein ZorA1, with product MDFSTLRHLWDGASSEQLIAPIVVVGFVAILCTCYFFHYFYKSFGLSGQLKRLIKTLQSAKTALPPLRRSELERLFKDTKLEHSWREYAETLHDQFELKEGEQLLVRSRATAAAAHFFSPQSVVDTPLRTEFYKHLPGILTGIGIVGTFFGLMLGLQHFDPSTPEQVNASVDKLLKDVLFAFFGSFISIMASIGVTLTEKWRLGQCYKLLEELNETIDGLFDSGVGEEYLAELVRSSAESSVQTRQLKDSLVTDLREMLQNLVDTQVRESLKLADTLSTTYRDSGQLLADQVSGAIENSLKSPLEAIAGAVQAASGDQSGQVQNLLQDVLVAFMNKLEGTFGQQFNGLHELMGQSVAAMQSMQQGFSTLIQDMRSASESSNQNSSTMIAQLLADMQAGQNAMQAGMNEMLANLQASVARIGNEGEGAGARMAEQLEKLFAQSEARQQAMAENLQAFVESIKQSIGQGQQETMSKIAGSVEVLGEQLSAVFKQLEQGQQQMDQSTRAAQADLHQGTRELVGGLDEQVKALLQTVSEQQKSAQDTINALSAQTEQHLHSMQLGADKMRAAAERFETAGQSVARASESTAGLMGTVQGAGAELAQASRELNTVVADYRNNREALAKTLAVIEGVVASAQGEASGRNQYLQDLKVQSERMQALNREVYEYLENISGVLGNGFKEFGEGMDRALRQTLGSLDTELDKAVKSLAGGVEGVKESLEDFGDIMERIRR from the coding sequence ATGGATTTTTCGACGCTGCGGCACCTATGGGATGGTGCGAGCTCCGAGCAGTTGATCGCACCCATAGTGGTTGTTGGGTTTGTTGCCATTTTGTGCACTTGTTATTTTTTCCACTATTTCTACAAATCTTTCGGTCTTAGTGGCCAGCTGAAGCGTTTGATCAAGACCTTGCAGAGCGCAAAAACAGCTCTCCCGCCACTTCGTCGATCAGAGCTGGAACGTCTGTTCAAAGACACCAAGCTGGAGCATTCCTGGCGCGAATATGCTGAAACGCTGCACGACCAGTTCGAGCTCAAGGAAGGCGAGCAGCTACTTGTCCGATCGCGAGCTACCGCCGCAGCAGCGCACTTCTTCTCACCGCAAAGTGTGGTTGATACCCCACTGCGGACCGAATTCTATAAACACCTGCCTGGCATTTTGACCGGAATCGGTATTGTCGGAACCTTCTTCGGCTTGATGTTAGGCCTCCAGCACTTTGACCCGAGCACACCTGAACAGGTTAACGCCAGCGTCGATAAACTGTTGAAAGACGTGTTGTTCGCTTTCTTTGGCTCCTTCATTTCAATCATGGCCTCTATCGGCGTCACGCTCACTGAAAAGTGGCGCCTGGGACAATGCTACAAACTGCTTGAGGAACTCAACGAAACAATCGACGGCCTTTTCGACAGTGGAGTCGGTGAGGAATACCTGGCTGAGCTGGTGCGCTCCAGTGCTGAAAGCTCGGTGCAAACCCGACAGCTGAAGGACAGCCTAGTTACTGATCTGCGGGAAATGCTACAGAACCTGGTTGATACCCAGGTCCGTGAAAGCCTCAAATTGGCAGATACCTTGTCGACGACCTACCGTGACTCGGGGCAGCTGCTGGCCGACCAGGTGAGCGGCGCAATTGAAAATAGCCTCAAGTCGCCGCTTGAAGCCATCGCGGGGGCCGTGCAGGCCGCCAGTGGCGATCAGTCCGGGCAGGTACAGAACCTGCTTCAGGATGTTCTGGTGGCGTTTATGAACAAGCTGGAAGGTACGTTCGGCCAGCAGTTCAATGGCCTGCACGAGTTGATGGGCCAGTCGGTTGCCGCCATGCAGTCGATGCAGCAGGGCTTCTCGACGCTGATCCAGGATATGCGTTCGGCTAGCGAGTCCTCGAATCAAAACAGTTCGACCATGATTGCCCAGCTACTGGCCGATATGCAGGCCGGACAAAACGCCATGCAAGCGGGGATGAACGAGATGCTCGCCAATCTGCAGGCTTCGGTTGCCCGTATCGGCAACGAAGGGGAGGGGGCTGGCGCTCGAATGGCCGAGCAACTGGAGAAGCTGTTTGCTCAAAGCGAGGCTCGCCAACAGGCAATGGCTGAGAATCTCCAGGCTTTTGTCGAGTCGATCAAACAGAGCATCGGCCAAGGCCAACAGGAAACCATGTCCAAGATTGCAGGCTCGGTCGAGGTGCTGGGTGAGCAGCTCTCTGCAGTCTTCAAGCAACTGGAACAGGGCCAGCAGCAGATGGATCAATCTACCCGCGCCGCCCAGGCTGACCTGCACCAAGGTACCCGCGAACTGGTGGGCGGCCTCGACGAGCAGGTCAAGGCTTTGCTGCAGACCGTTTCCGAGCAACAGAAGTCCGCCCAGGACACCATAAATGCATTGAGCGCCCAGACAGAGCAGCATCTGCACAGCATGCAGCTAGGCGCGGACAAGATGCGGGCGGCGGCTGAGCGATTTGAAACCGCCGGACAAAGTGTTGCGCGAGCCAGTGAGTCAACTGCGGGGTTGATGGGTACAGTTCAGGGTGCAGGGGCTGAGCTCGCACAGGCGTCGCGTGAGCTGAATACCGTTGTCGCGGACTACCGGAACAATCGTGAAGCGTTAGCGAAAACGCTCGCTGTCATCGAAGGGGTAGTTGCCAGTGCTCAAGGGGAAGCCAGCGGTCGCAACCAATATCTCCAGGACCTGAAGGTTCAGAGCGAACGGATGCAGGCGCTTAACCGCGAAGTGTATGAATACCTCGAAAACATCAGTGGTGTGCTGGGTAACGGCTTCAAGGAATTCGGTGAAGGCATGGACCGGGCGTTGAGACAAACCCTGGGCAGCCTCGACACCGAGCTCGATAAAGCAGTCAAGAGCCTCGCTGGCGGTGTGGAAGGGGTCAAGGAAAGTCTCGAAGATTTCGGCGACATCATGGAACGTATCAGGCGGTAA
- a CDS encoding dynamin family protein gives MLESQKAFATYLKKMQGLLEGQAFTFDQTLLPKVMETELVVPVIGAFSAGKSSLLNALMGQQVLPVGIAPETELATELRYASEPYLLAIKPDGTQEHLPVEALSSINRRSSEFSHLRLYLDSDALKAIAPLVLVDMPGFGSSLENHNKAIAYYLPRGVHFVVLTSIEDGNITQSMLRKLDELKTYNTDFTFLLSKCNLRAADQVEEVQAYVDDQLGVYFGDHHRSLTVGNHDGEALQNALSALQPDALFSRLFIDILKDQNFEVLAQINLALSLLKKDKAESEQAARALEQALQKLLEQRKDVESDLKDRYSGKMLDRSLRSLDNALNNALEELVTLGSSKNPGAMSNAISDIIRSTLASTIKSEVQDISSNMVDRIASNLSATNGQMAVLDINGNWSEELTGKVKVSLERTTELLSDWSTRLSARAEADKPGGVALYRSLSTVLAVTTSVVNPLVELAIIFLPEILRMLNGGGNEREKFRQKLTGEVFPNIKAELRGKIPSIIDEQLNAMLKKIGDGFEEQITKQKHVVDTIAEENLQREAEIGQKTAALENLASAVKAAANEHLYK, from the coding sequence ATGCTCGAAAGCCAGAAAGCCTTTGCCACGTACTTGAAAAAAATGCAGGGGTTGCTCGAGGGTCAGGCCTTCACCTTCGACCAAACCTTGCTGCCTAAAGTGATGGAGACCGAGCTGGTGGTGCCGGTAATCGGTGCATTCAGCGCGGGCAAGAGCTCACTGCTAAACGCATTGATGGGGCAACAAGTACTGCCCGTTGGTATCGCACCAGAGACCGAGCTGGCAACCGAGCTGCGTTACGCCAGCGAACCGTACTTGCTGGCCATCAAGCCCGACGGCACTCAGGAACACCTGCCCGTCGAAGCGCTGAGCTCGATCAACCGTCGCTCCAGCGAGTTCTCTCACTTGCGCCTTTACCTGGACAGCGATGCCTTGAAAGCCATTGCACCGCTAGTTCTGGTCGACATGCCAGGGTTCGGCTCTTCGCTGGAAAACCACAACAAGGCGATCGCTTACTACCTGCCACGGGGTGTGCACTTCGTCGTGCTGACCAGCATCGAAGACGGCAATATCACCCAGTCAATGCTGCGCAAGCTCGACGAACTGAAAACCTACAACACCGATTTCACCTTCCTACTCAGCAAATGCAACCTGCGCGCTGCCGATCAGGTGGAGGAAGTGCAGGCGTATGTCGATGACCAGCTGGGTGTGTATTTCGGTGATCACCACCGTAGCCTCACCGTCGGCAACCACGATGGCGAAGCGCTGCAAAATGCGCTGAGTGCCTTGCAGCCTGACGCGCTGTTCTCCCGTCTGTTCATCGATATTCTCAAAGACCAGAACTTCGAGGTTCTGGCACAAATCAATCTGGCGCTCAGCCTGTTAAAGAAAGACAAGGCTGAAAGCGAGCAAGCTGCTCGTGCACTGGAACAAGCCCTGCAAAAGCTGCTGGAGCAGCGCAAGGATGTGGAGTCGGACCTCAAGGATCGCTACTCCGGGAAAATGCTCGACCGCAGCCTGCGCAGCCTCGATAACGCCCTAAATAACGCCTTGGAAGAACTCGTGACGCTGGGTAGCAGCAAAAACCCAGGTGCCATGTCGAACGCGATCTCCGACATCATCCGTAGCACCCTGGCCAGCACGATCAAATCTGAAGTGCAGGATATCTCCAGCAATATGGTGGACCGCATTGCCAGCAACTTAAGCGCTACCAACGGCCAAATGGCCGTGTTGGACATCAATGGCAACTGGAGCGAAGAGCTGACGGGCAAGGTCAAGGTGTCACTGGAGCGCACCACCGAACTGCTCAGTGACTGGTCCACGCGCCTGAGCGCGCGTGCCGAAGCCGACAAACCGGGAGGCGTCGCGCTTTATCGCAGCCTTTCCACCGTGCTTGCCGTGACCACATCGGTGGTCAACCCCTTGGTCGAACTGGCGATCATCTTCCTGCCAGAAATCCTCAGGATGCTCAACGGTGGAGGCAACGAGCGCGAGAAATTCCGCCAGAAACTCACCGGTGAAGTGTTCCCGAATATCAAGGCGGAGCTGCGCGGGAAGATCCCGTCGATCATTGATGAGCAACTCAACGCCATGCTGAAAAAGATCGGCGACGGTTTCGAAGAGCAGATCACCAAACAGAAGCACGTCGTCGACACCATTGCTGAGGAAAACCTGCAGCGCGAAGCCGAGATCGGTCAGAAGACCGCCGCATTGGAAAACCTGGCCAGCGCCGTGAAGGCGGCTGCAAACGAACACCTGTACAAATAA